The genomic stretch AATCCGGGCCTGGGTCCCGCCTAAATCCCTCTCCCGGCCTCCATTGCATGGCTGCGGCCAGCGTCCGGCACCGATCTGGGGCGATGAACCTGAAATGGGGGAAAAACGGCAAAAtcagggctgggagagggggggaaactgaggcatcgAGGGTTTGGTGTGTGTCCCCCTTAAAAAAAGGGATGTCAGGGTGGTGCCGAGGGGATGTGGGGGAAGGAGGCGGTGGTGGGAGGCCGTGGGCGAGGTCACGGTCCCCCGTGGGAGCGGTGACGGGGCCGACGTCACCATCGCCCGACCCTACAAATCGCGGTGCCCGGCGCGGGCCGGCCACTGCTGCAGCCGGCCACTGGCCACCGCCACCACCCAGCCGGCACCCAGGTGAGGCCGCCCCACGTGGGGCCTGGGGGGTGCGCGGGTGGGGGGCACatgggtgggtgctgggggcacGCGGGGACCCGGGCGAGTGGCGCTGCTCACGCCGAACAAACCCTCACGGCACCCCCAAGGGTCTGGCCGTGCTGGACCCAAACCCCAGCCACACCTGTGGGTGCTcagcccccccatccccacccgaCAAAGCACCCGtgggtgctcagcaccttcctccccaccccacagagCACCCGTGGGTGCTCAGCCCCTCCGgcacccccatccccatcccagcagcacCCGTGGGTGCTCAGCCcctccagcacccccagccccaccccagcagcacctgtgggtgctcagccgctccccacctccctccctaCCCCACAGAGCACCCAGGGGTGCTCAGCCCCTCCggcacccccatccccaccccagcagcacccaggggtgCTCATACTGTCCATACCCACCCCACAGAGCACCCACGGGTGCTCAGCCCCTCTATCCCCTCCCTACCCACCCCACATAGCACCCGTGGGTGCTCAGCCCCTCAGGCACCCGCACCGCACCCCAAGCAGCACCTGTGGTGctgccccaccccagccccccggGTGGGTGCCGGTGGGACAGACGCCtcgccccacagccccccatgGCCATGGCACCCCGTGggtccctcctgctgctgctgctgctgctgctgctggtgccggCGCCGGCCCAGCACTGGTCCCACGGCTGGTACCCAGGGGGCAAGCGGGACCTcgcccccaccccagcccagcaggtAGGGCCCGCGTCACCCCCCGGGATCACCGCCCCGGATTATCCCCCCGGGATTATCGCCCCCAGATTATCCCCCCGGGATTATCGCCCCTGGATTACCCCCCCTCTGATTAACTCCCCCAAATTATCCCCCCCCCAGGATACCTCCCCACAGAGTTCCCTCCCCCTCGggtttattcccccccccccccgattaTCCACCCAGGTTATCCTTCCCTAGATTATCTCCCCTCGAATTACAGCCCCCCCGGGATTATCCCCCCTCCGTGTCTATTCTCCCCACGGAGTTACCCCCCCCCGAGGTATGCAGCCCCCAAAATTATTCCTCCCCCCCCGTGGTCATCTCCCCCATCAAAGAACCCCCTCCAGAGTTATAACCCCCTCCGGATTATCCCCCCCCGCCGAGTTACCCCCTCGGGTTTATCTCCCACCCCCACGAGTGACCCTCCCCCAGATtatcctccctgcagcccccccggATTAACCCACTCTGCCCGGGTTTATATCCCCCCCCCACCGGCGGTTTCTGTGTGtcgtgtgtgtgtccccccccggggctccgtgtccccccccccacgGGGCTCCGTGTCCCCCCCACGGAGCCGCTCTCCCGCAGATCCCGGCCCCGCTGTGGCGCTGCCGcccccccccgtgccccccgcGGCGGGAGAAGCCGCTGCTGGTGAGTGGGAGGGGGATCCGTGGGGGGGCCGTGGGGACACCGCGAGGTGGGACGGTACCAGCTCCggcccccccgaccccggccccgctccccacAGGCGGTAGCGCCGCGCCGCGACTGAGCGGCCCCGCCCGACCCCACGCGGGACCGACGGAGCCCACGCGGGACCGAGCCGGCACCGAGCGACCGGCGGGTCCCACGCGGGAAATAAAGAGGGCTCCGGCGGGGGGGAATCCTCGTCCTGAGTGGTGACGGCTGCTGTGGGCGTCGCATGGGGGGGGTCCCgcgtgggggtgggggtgtgctGGGGAGCACCGTGTCCCGTGGGGGATCAAAGGGCCGTGGGGGAGTGTGTCAtgcggggggaggcggggtgtgtgcgggggggggcggtcCGATGGGAGGGGGTGCGTCCCGTGGGGGGGCCCGTGTCCCACAGGGCTGTGTGTCATGCGGGG from Phalacrocorax aristotelis chromosome 4, bGulAri2.1, whole genome shotgun sequence encodes the following:
- the LOC142056777 gene encoding progonadoliberin-2, encoding MAMAPRGSLLLLLLLLLLVPAPAQHWSHGWYPGGKRDLAPTPAQQIPAPLWRCRPPPCPPRREKPLLAVAPRRD